Proteins from a genomic interval of Geotrypetes seraphini chromosome 7, aGeoSer1.1, whole genome shotgun sequence:
- the ANKRD63 gene encoding ankyrin repeat domain-containing protein 63, whose amino-acid sequence MLRPRDLCQSSGTRTFLDAMHAGKLHLARFVLDALDSRIVNSRAEHGRTLLMHAVCLPDPALGLRFVRLLLDKGAHVNEEDERGRTALSLACELGHLDTVKLLVQFNADPEIPDRDGNGPLIYAASAGHSAVLEFLLRAFKRLGLRPERTNHAGQSALQVATVRGHGDCVRALSMQGGAAARRAQSGADAAPDPPVPGRSPKPLPRQVLERFGRHLQPLRKGNERGLSLFPARELSRSFELLPRPRQSFEGVIAGSSRLLRSLTVPEIQQPRNQRVLSRSRGQPLLI is encoded by the coding sequence ATGCTGAGACCCCGCGACCTGTGTCAGAGCTCGGGCACCCGCACCTTCCTGGACGCCATGCACGCGGGCAAGCTGCACCTGGCGCGCTTCGTGCTGGACGCGCTCGACAGCCGCATTGTGAACTCGCGCGCGGAGCACGGCCGCACCCTGCTCATGCACGCCGTCTGCCTGCCTGACCCCGCGCTCGGCCTCCGCTTCGTGcgcctgctgctggacaagggcgCGCACGTGAACGAGGAGGACGAGCGGGGCCGCACGGCGCTCAGCCTCGCCTGCGAGCTGGGCCACCTGGACACCGTCAAGCTACTGGTGCAGTTCAACGCCGACCCCGAGATCCCCGACCGCGACGGCAACGGGCCGCTCATCTACGCCGCCTCGGCCGGCCACAGCGCAGTGCTGGAGTTCCTGCTGCGCGCCTTCAAGCGCCTCGGGCTACGGCCCGAACGCACCAACCACGCCGGCCAATCCGCGCTGCAGGTGGCCACCGTGCGCGGGCACGGCGACTGCGTGCGGGCGCTCAGCATGCAGGGGGGCGCGGCGGCGCGCAGGGCCCAGAGCGGAGCCGACGCGGCCCCGGACCCGCCGGTCCCCGGCCGCAGCCCCAAGCCGCTTCCGCGCCAGGTGCTCGAGCGCTTCGGCCGCCACCTGCAGCCTCTTCGTAAGGGCAACGAGCGCGGCCTGTCGCTGTTCCCGGCCCGGGAGCTCTCCAGGTCCTTCGAGCTCCTGCCGCGGCCCCGCCAGAGCTTCGAGGGAGTGATAGCCGgctcgagccgcctcctgcgcagCTTGACGGTGCCCGAAATCCAGCAGCCGCGGAACCAGCGCGTGCTGTCCCGGAGCCGGGGGCAGCCCCTCCTCATCTAG